The following proteins are encoded in a genomic region of Debaryomyces hansenii CBS767 chromosome G complete sequence:
- a CDS encoding DEHA2G13310p (similar to uniprot|Q03941 Saccharomyces cerevisiae YDR196c predicted to catalyze the final step in synthesis of coenzyme A), whose translation MLIVGLTGGIGAGKSTVSRTLHESHKLTIVDADLIAKEVVNPCRKAYNRILEAFSDEIPDLVDPHNGSLNRAALGSAVFGNKEKLKRLNSIVHPAVRREIIWQIIQAYLSFQSIVVLDVPLLFEAGLNKICGVTVTVTCDKELQVKRIAARNSELSEGDIRKRIDSQMSNEERNYRSDVVIDNSSGLDELKKSVASVVKEIRPNIIFTLLDLFPPFGLLSAIYTFTLRTVSDRFKGTKPSLKND comes from the coding sequence ATGCTTATTGTTGGTCTCACTGGTGGTATTGGTGCTGGAAAGTCCACTGTATCTCGTACATTGCATGAAAGCCATAAATTAACAATTGTCGATGCAGATTTAATTGCAAAAGAAGTTGTAAATCCGTGTCGAAAGGCTTATAATAGAATTTTGGAAGCATTTTCAGACGAGATTCCAGATCTTGTCGACCCACATAATGGCTCATTAAACAGAGCGGCCTTAGGAAGTGCTGTCTTTGGTAATaaggaaaaattaaaaagatTGAATTCTATTGTTCACCCTGCGGTTCGGAGGGAAATCATATGGCAGATTATACAAGCCTATTTGAGCTTTCAAAGTATTGTTGTTTTGGATGTTCCGCTATTATTTGAAGCGGGATTGAACAAGATATGTGGTGTCACCGTAACTGTTACATGCGATAAAGAATTACAAGTAAAAAGAATAGCTGCCAGAAATTCAGAATTGAGTGAGGGTGATATTAGGAAACGGATTGACAGTCAAATGTCgaatgaagaaagaaattataGATCCGATGTAGTGATAGATAATAGCAGTGGTttagatgaattgaaaaaatcagTCGCATCAGTTGTTAAGGAAATACGCCCAAATATCATATTTACATTACTTGATTTATTTCCACCATTTGGCTTGTTATCGGCAATTTACACTTTTACACTTCGAACCGTCAGCGATAGGTTTAAAGGAACGAAGCCCCTGCTTAAGAATGACTAA
- a CDS encoding DEHA2G13332p (similar to uniprot|P38787 Saccharomyces cerevisiae YHR063c PAN5 2-dehydropantoate-2-reductase), producing the protein MAGNPKVYILGAGSMGSLVAHEMTTKYPNALQMILLFKTQKRLNNFVNNNSELAIVKPRGQNIITSTSQLAAGRFPPTMKGEKPAPINNLIISTKTYQTKAALEPYIPNLNSNSNILILQNGMGMAQHLTETFWPNETNRPNILQAISTHGAYKTSPNVIHHVGQGKLTISQIPRKLDIQKPEMKENELPEFIKLLLQVEELNANYSPYKSFLLAQMEKLIVNACINPLTAILDCLNGDLLYGTKIVPIMKRVINEAVQVFKAEYKVLKNIPEANSFLNDDRLLNTVFEICRTTSQNSSSMREDMRNLNNTEIDWINGYIVGLGYQHKIPTPTNKMISSMVKNKLSIDRSLESTATNRLLNV; encoded by the coding sequence ATGGCTGGCAATCCAAAAGTATACATTTTGGGTGCTGGGTCAATGGGGTCATTGGTTGCACACGAAATGACTACTAAATATCCAAATGCATTGCAGATGATCTTGCTCTTCAAGACACAGAAAAGgttgaataattttgtgAATAACAACTCAGAATTAGCGATAGTCAAACCCAGGGGACAAAACATAATTACTTCCACATCACAGCTTGCGGCTGGTCGGTTCCCACCGACAATGAAAGGTGAAAAACCAGCACCAATTaacaatttaataatatcaacGAAAACGTATCAAACCAAGGCAGCATTAGAACCATATATACCAAatctaaattcaaattctaaCATATTAATACTTCAAAATGGAATGGGAATGGCTCAACACCTAACAGAGACATTTTGGCCCAACGAAACTAATAGACCTAATATATTGCAAGCAATCAGTACGCACGGAGCTTACAAGACATCACCAAATGTCATCCACCATGTTGGTCAAGGAAAGCTCACCATTTCTCAAATACCTAGGAAACTAGACATTCAGAAACCAGAGATGAAGGAAAACGAGTTACCAGAATTCATAAAGTTATTATTacaagttgaagaattaaacgCAAATTATCTGCCATACAAATCATTCCTTTTAGCACAAatggaaaaattaataGTCAATGCTTGTATAAATCCGTTGACAGCAATACTTGATTGCTTGAATGGTGATTTACTTTATGGCACAAAAATTGTACCGATTATGAAAAGAGTCATAAATGAGGCAGTTCAAGTGTTCAAGGCCGAATACAAGgtcttgaagaatattccTGAAGCAAATAGttttttgaatgatgataGGTTGTTAAATACCgtctttgaaatttgtaGAACTACATCGCAAAATAGTTCATCGATGAGAGAAGATATGAGAAATTTAAACAATACGGAAATTGACTGGATCAATGGCTATATAGTGGGCTTAGGATATCAACACAAGATACCAACTCCGACGAACAAAATGATAAGTTCTATGGTCAAAAATAAGTTAAGCATTGATAGATCATTAGAATCAACAGCAACTAATCGATTATTAAATGTATAA
- a CDS encoding DEHA2G13354p (weakly similar to uniprot|Q03942 Saccharomyces cerevisiae YDR198c), with product MNNRNLVLYKLTYCKYRCRIAIMESIDQRVEELLKWIKNTQDEKISPSTHSYISPNIAVKDMKDFGRGIRAASPIKKKEMLLRIPHSFLLNFNTVVRHISRYNDSIKLQEAYYTSIYVPYGEIQEDHYTKIYSRLTMEEMLGLSSFQLLSFYICFEKQRGSSSFWKPFIDMLPETSDFDLAPLVWKVLKVDHYEELLKLLPNSTKRHMDKIYDRFQTDYNVVKDLISIKLKEISDNERSNDLTDAIRHLVPIELYLWSWMCINSRCLYMEIPQSKNAADNFTMAPYVDFLNHSCDDQCGLKIDGTGFQVYTTCSYNPDEQLFLSYGPHSNEFLLCEYGFTLPENKWNDLDVSDYILPLMKPQQIEFLNDYSYYGEYTINEESGMSFRTEVALAVLQESIPEESRKLMALVNGYNDGSVYERNSKTLLKKILERVIHDCDTKCKLEYNDDNCSITQNRKKSIGILYNNKKAIAQKTILDID from the coding sequence ATGAATAACAGAAATTTAGTACTATACAAGCTAACATACTGCAAATATAGGTGTAGAATAGCTATAATGGAGAGTATTGATCAAAGAGTAGAAGAGCTACTCAAGTGGATTAAGAATACGCAAGATGAAAAGATCCTGCCTTCAACACATTCGTACATTTCGCCTAATATTGCTGTTAAAGATATGAAAGACTTTGGTAGAGGTATTCGAGCAGCTAGTCCCATTAAGAAAAAGGAGATGCTCCTTAGAATACCACACTCGTTTCTTTTAAACTTCAATACAGTTGTTAGACATATCAGCAGATACAACGACTCCATAAAATTGCAAGAAGCATATTACACAAGCATTTATGTTCCTTATGGAGAGATTCAAGAAGATCATTACACGAAAATATATTCCAGATTAACCATGGAGGAGATGCTTGGTTTGTCTTcatttcaattattatctttCTATATCTGCTTTGAGAAGCAAAGGGGGTCGTCGTCGTTTTGGAAACCCTTTATAGATATGCTTCCAGAAACTAGTGACTTTGACTTAGCTCCGTTGGTTTGGAAAGTATTAAAAGTGGACcattatgaagaattattgaaactaTTACCTAATTCCACCAAGAGACACATGGACAAGATATATGATAGATTTCAAACTGATTACAACGTAGTAaaagatttaatttcaattaaattgaaagaaatatccGATAATGAAAGATCAAATGACCTTACCGATGCGATAAGACACCTTGtaccaattgaattatactTATGGTCTTGGATGTGTATAAACTCTCGTTGTTTATACATGGAAATTCCCCAGAGCAAAAATGCAGCAGATAATTTTACTATGGCTCCGTATGTAGATTTCCTAAACCATTCTTGTGATGATCAATGCGGGCTAAAAATTGATGGCACTGGCTTTCAAGTTTATACCACATGCTCGTATAATCCTGACGAACAATTGTTCTTGAGTTATGGACCACATTCTAATGAGTTTTTACTATGTGAGTATGGTTTTACTTTACCCGAGAACAAATGGAATGATTTAGATGTATCTGATTACATTCTTCCTCTCATGAAACCTCAgcaaattgaattcttaAACGATTATAGTTATTATGGTGAATATACCataaatgaagaatcaGGGATGTCTTTCAGGACTGAGGTTGCATTAGCCGTGCTACAAGAACTGATCCCCGAAGAGTCCAGGAAATTAATGGCATTAGTCAATGGGTATAATGATGGAAGTGTTTATGAGCGAAATTCGAAAACACTACTcaaaaaaatattggaaaGAGTTATTCATGACTGTGATACTAAGTGTAAGCTAgaatataatgatgataactGTTCAATCACGCAGAACAGAAAGAAAAGTATTGGGATTCTATATAACAATAAAAAAGCTATTGCCCAAAAAACTATACTAGATATAGACTAG
- a CDS encoding DEHA2G13376p (similar to uniprot|P13099 Saccharomyces cerevisiae YLR234w TOP3 DNA topoisomerase III) translates to MKILCVAEKPSISKAVSQVLSGGNVRTRNSKNKYIKNYDFKFDFPGYGLVDVTMTAVMGHITNMDFPNTFSWGKCNPGRLFEAPLIDVISNKDVYNNISSEARSATKLMIWTDCDREGEFIGHEIFLAAYKGNSSIKVEDIWRSQFSHLERSHVLQAAKNPIKLDMNSVYAVSCRMEIDLRVGASFTRFLTELFRRSQVIKMEKGSFISYGTCQFPTLGFIVDRYNRVKSFIAEDFWYISVEVKKDNQNVQFSWTKHHLFDRFYVTLLYQNCLENSEGKISNLTKKPTKNWRPLPLTTVQLQKDCSSFFKISAKRALDAAEKLYNKGFISYPRTETDKFPPTMDLRIIIEKQRQDSRWGTYASALLDQNFRTPRGGNNDDKAHPPIHPVNYVNIDSLDKPDEKKVYEYVVRRYLACCSDDAKGEQTSATLQWGNEIFTASGLTVLERNYLDVYPYRSWESTRQLPSFTEGEAIKISYSKMKEGRTGAPQHMTEPELIALMDVNGIGTDATIAEHIDKVLTRGYIVKIRQSTTEYIIPSELGMGLIEGFNQMEFENISLSKPFLRKRLENSLQEIVDGRRSKQNVLSEIVQLYKQAYGLSVQNGNTLVQACHHIINANSQSDQSR, encoded by the coding sequence ATGAAGATCCTTTGTGTGGCGGAAAAACCGTCAATTTCGAAGGCTGTCTCACAAGTTTTGAGCGGTGGTAACGTAAGGACACGAAATTCGAAGAATAAATACATTAAGAATTatgatttcaaatttgattttCCAGGTTATGGGTTGGTTGACGTTACAATGACAGCCGTTATGGGACATATAACAAACATGGACTTTCCGAATACGTTCAGCTGGGGTAAATGTAATCCTGGAAGACTTTTTGAGGCTCCATTAATAGATGTAATATCCAACAAAGACGTGTACAACAATATAAGTAGTGAAGCGAGATCAGCGActaaattaatgatatgGACCGATTGTGATAGAGAGGGAGAGTTCATAGGGCATGAGATATTTTTGGCTGCGTATAAGGGGAACAGTTCCATAAAAGTTGAAGATATATGGCGGAGTCAGTTTTCACACTTGGAAAGATCGCATGTACTACAGGCCGCTAAAAACCCAATTAAGCTTGATATGAATTCAGTTTATGCTGTGAGTTGTAGGATGGAGATCGACTTACGGGTGGGCGCTAGTTTCACCAGGTTTCTTACTGAATTATTCAGACGTTCGCAGGTCataaaaatggaaaagGGTAGTTTTATATCGTATGGAACCTGTCAGTTTCCAACGTTGGGTTTCATTGTTGATCGATATAATAGAGTCAAAAGCTTTATAGCCGAGGATTTTTGGTATATAAGTGTTGAAGTAAAAAAGGATAACCAAAATGTGCAGTTTTCTTGGACAAAACACCATTTATTTGATCGATTCTATGttacattattatatcaGAATTGTCTAGAGAACTCCGAAGgtaaaatatcaaatctTACCAAGAAACCCACAAAAAATTGGAGACCATTGCCATTGACAACTGTACAATTACAAAAGGACTGTTCTAGTTTCTTTAAGATAAGTGCAAAACGGGCATTGGATGCCGCAGAAAAGCTATACAATAAGGGTTTTATTTCTTACCCTAGAACTGAAACAGATAAATTTCCCCCTACAATGGACTTAAGGATTATAATAGAAAAACAAAGACAGGACAGTAGGTGGGGCACTTATGCATCGGCGTTGTTAGACCAAAATTTCAGAACTCCACGAGGAGGTAACAACGATGACAAAGCCCATCCTCCAATTCACCCAGTGAATTATGTAAATATTGACTCGTTAGATAAACCAGACGAGAAGAAGGTATACGAATACGTTGTTAGAAGATATTTGGCATGTTGTTCAGACGATGCAAAGGGTGAGCAAACTTCAGCGACATTGCAATGGGGTAACGAAATATTTACTGCGAGTGGGTTAACTGTGCTTGAAAGGAACTACTTGGATGTGTATCCATATCGTAGCTGGGAATCCACAAGGCAATTGCCTTCATTCACAGAAGGTGAAGCAATTAAAATCTCCTACAGTAAGATGAAGGAAGGCAGAACTGGAGCTCCTCAACATATGACCGAACCAGAGTTAATTGCTTTGATGGATGTGAATGGTATAGGCACGGATGCGACCATTGCAGAACATATAGATAAAGTCCTTACCAGGGGTTACATAGTTAAGATACGACAACTGACGACAGAATATATCATTCCCTCAGAACTCGGTATGGGACTTATTGAGGGTTTCAATCAGAtggaatttgaaaacataTCTTTATCCAAACCGTTCTTAAGAAAACGGCTAGAAAACTCTCTTCAGGAAATAGTCGATGGACGGCGATCTAAACAAAATGTTTTACTGGAAATTGTTCAACTATACAAACAGGCATACGGTCTTAGTGTCCAAAACGGAAATACCCTTGTACAGGCTTGTCATCATATTATCAATGCTAATAGCCAAAGTGACCAAAGTCGATAG
- a CDS encoding DEHA2G13398p (weakly similar to uniprot|P49686 Saccharomyces cerevisiae YDR192c NUP42 subunit of the nuclear pore complex (NPC) that localizes exclusively to the cytoplasmic side) gives MANNKLPCKFYASGNCKFGNNCKFAHVNNNNNSNSGQNNASVLEKFISPNTLYDKTSQIKQDLSDYKSLQSNPVLSSYGLGFPAVNNLISGRDLSYEEIRLQYLEAVASNSFPEYERSIEARRKDMDYCVDHLRGQEQVAARYQQKSAEPNVGPAKPFIPLSLEESIAQLSNPGNKAFGSANNQSNPFGATTFGNASSSGAFGAQPNPFESKPNTGSGFGNSGFGNSNTNTQSAFGAAAAGAFGKPASTTTSAFGAPSTGSAFGSTVFGSAQPTASSGSFGSSGFGNSKPAATASAFGAPPTGSAFGSTGFGSAQPTASSGSAFGSSGFGNSKPASATSAFGDPSTVSAFGSTGFGNPPGGSAFGSSGFGNASTSSGSAPGTSGFGQSGFGQSTNNTTNSPFGNLTNDNKASPFGATNDNNSTSAFGAGSTSSNPFGSSAGKGATPFGTMSNQNKTSAFALSANTNSAFGQSSSNGSAFGASNNTPQQFGSGNNGSGFANSSAPLGQSGFGSTSAQPSNVSNDTSLDEYDPKVLEAFSAAKFELGKIPEVPPPVTLCQ, from the coding sequence ATGGCAAATAACAAGCTTCCTTGCAAATTCTATGCATCTGGTAACTGTAAGTTTGGAAATAATTGTAAGTTTGCTCAtgtgaataataataataatagcaatTCTGGTCAAAACAATGCATCTGTACTAGAGAAATTTATATCTCCAAATACGCTTTATGACAAGACATCACAGATTAAGCAAGACTTAAGCGATTATAAGCTGCTTCAGAGTAATCCGGTGTTGTCAAGTTATGGGTTAGGATTTCCTGCtgtcaataatttaatactGGGAAGAGATCTTTCGTACGAAGAAATCAGGCTACAGTATCTAGAGGCTGTTGCATCTAATTCATTTCCAGAATATGAGAGAAGCATAGAGGCTAGGCGTAAGGATATGGATTATTGTGTAGATCATCTACGGGGACAAGAGCAGGTTGCAGCTAGATATCAACAGAAAAGTGCAGAGCCTAATGTTGGACCTGCGAAACCATTTATTCCATTAAGTTTGGAGGAAAGTATAGCGCAATTATCAAACCCAGGGAACAAAGCATTTGGTTCGGCAAATAATCAGAGCAATCCATTCGGAGCTACGACGTTTGGAAATGCAAGTTCTTCAGGTGCTTTTGGTGCTCAACCGAATCCATTTGAATCAAAGCCTAACACCGGTTCGGGATTTGGAAATTCAGGATTTGGTAACTCCAATACAAACACCCAATCAGCATTTGgagctgctgctgctggtGCCTTTGGAAAACCTgcttcaacaacaacatcgGCATTTGGAGCCCCATCAACAGGCTCAGCGTTTGGTTCAACTGTGTTTGGAAGCGCTCAACCCACTGCGTCATCAGGTTCATTTGGCTCATCAGGTTTCGGTAATTCAAAACCAGCTGCAACGGCCTCTGCATTTGGAGCTCCACCTACTGGATCAGCGTTTGGTTCAACTGGATTTGGAAGCGCTCAACCCACTGCATCGTCCGGATCTGCATTTGGATCATCAGGTTTCGGTAATTCAAAACCAGCCTCAGCAACCTCTGCATTTGGAGATCCTTCAACTGTATCAGCATTTGGCTCAACTGGATTTGGCAATCCACCAGGCGGATCAGCATTTGGCTCATCAGGATTTGGAAATGCATCTACATCTAGTGGTTCGGCACCAGGCACAAGTGGTTTTGGCCAATCAGGATTTGGCCAGTCTACAAACAATACAACTAATCTGCCATTTGGTAATCTaactaatgataataaggCATCTCCATTTGGCGCTACTAATGACAATAATTCTACCAGTGCATTTGGAGCGGGGTCAACAAGCTCGAATCCATTTGGATCTTCAGCCGGAAAAGGGGCAACTCCATTTGGAACTATGAGTAACCAAAATAAAACACTGGCATTCGCCCTCTCTGCTAATACTAATCTGGCATTTGGACAATCGAGCTCTAATGGCAGTGCTTTTGGAGCCTCGAACAACACACCACAACAGTTTGGATCTGGTAATAATGGCTCAGGTTTCGCAAATAGCTCTGCACCATTGGGTCAATCAGGTTTTGGCTCGACATCTGCACAGCCGTCAAATGTGTCTAATGACACCAGTCTTGATGAATATGACCCTAAGGTACTTGAAGCATTTTCAGCTGCCAAATTCGAATTAGGTAAAATTCCTGAAGTCCCACCGCCTGTAACGTTGTGCCAATAG
- a CDS encoding DEHA2G13420p (similar to uniprot|Q06541 Saccharomyces cerevisiae YLR242c ARV1 protein required for normal intracellular sterol distribution and for sphingolipid metabolism), with product MICVECTNPDIDCLYFRYKSEYIKLTICSKCGRVADKYIEYDNVILFLDIMLLKPQAYRHLTYNITESELLKDEATHKGYIKRNASHSTVFSLKGSILRYRALIRFVTVMILFEVYLTCAYEERKDKHSIIMAFILDQEIQYQYLFFILKSILEEATLNFSIQYFSHKFFKWGSIESKNINEQFQNGYRRYVLLVSVLVSSSIKLFPILMLIWPYDRTTISTTIINVIGFLNTTEALKLVTNMNYISITVILGISTALKNLISRSILGVLVSYMSNSTISQIQTSEYNETIDSLRNSIDFLRSLKDSLIN from the coding sequence ATGATTTGTGTCGAATGTACAAATCCTGATATTGACTGTTTGTATTTTAGATATAAGAGTGAATATATCAAGTTAACCATTTGTTCAAAATGTGGAAGAGTAGctgataaatatattgaatatgataatgttattttgtttcttgACATAATGTTGTTAAAACCCCAAGCATACAGACATTTGACGTATAATATAACTGAATCTGAGTTATTAAAAGATGAAGCGACTCACAAAGGATATATAAAACGTAACGCTAGTCATTCAACTGTTTTCAGTTTGAAGGGATCGATATTAAGGTATAGAGCACTAATAAGATTCGTAACAGTAATGATCCTATTTGAAGTCTATTTAACATGTGCTTACGAAGAGAGAAAGGATAAACATTCAATTATAATGGCATTTATTTTAGACCAGGAAATACAATACCAATATctatttttcatattaaAGCTGATCCTAGAAGAAGCAacattaaatttttcaattcaatatttttcccataaattcttcaaatggGGATCTATTGAGAGTaagaatatcaatgaacaatttcaaaatggATATCGTAGATACGTTTTGTTGGTATCTGTATTAGTTTCAAGTTCAATCAAGCTATTTCCAATCCTCATGCTAATATGGCCGTACGATAGAACAACAATTTCTACAACGATTATTAATGTAATTGGATTTCTAAATACTACTGAAGCATTGAAGTTGGTCACTAATATGAACTATATATCAATCACTGTCATTTTAGGCATATCAACGGctttaaaaaatttaatatctCGCAGCATCCTAGGTGTACTAGTAAGCTATATGTCGAATAGCACCATATCACAAATACAAACCAGtgaatataatgaaacTATTGACCTGTTACGTAATTCTATAGACTTTTTACGGAGCTTGAAAGATAGtttaattaattga
- a CDS encoding DEHA2G13442p (similar to uniprot|Q06538 Saccharomyces cerevisiae YLR241w) — protein MFPQVIFNDVRQSNYSGPIDTQRPPTRVASVQIIVSLILGFSAFMLFSILRLKYPKIYVANFNHLNSNYVHSSSRQNLPRLPSRSLFGWIPILLRISEQQVLDHAGLDAVVFLGFFKMCIKLLAVCAIFAITVISPIRYKFTGKLDQDDPDDDFDNSVGIFKKKKQSYELFLWSYTVFTYVFTFIVSFFLFKQTVKIINMRQKYLGKQKSITDRTIKLSGIPPMLRDEEDLKRHVEGLNIGEVDSIVIVKEWNDLNKLFQLRKKILRKAEVYWVTYFEANGIKNKNDILCSNLHPNLGDSFNMNSTTAYHDRDEESNYPEESSEVGTEETVGASESRRSSIIEQITDHIEQENIDESTGQLPLLDDELHSRPKVRNGLFGLFGPRSDAINYYTQQLEVIDKEIARARQRDYPATSTAFITMKSVSQAQTVAQAVLDPKINHLITTLAPAPHDIIWDHLCLTRRERNLRIFFVTLFIGIFSLILVIPVRYLAQFLSLKSISKVWPSLGKFLESNRLAATLVTTLLPTYLFTILNIIMPYFYIWISSIQGYTSHSDEELSTVSKNFFYIFVNLFLVFTMAGTASLSDTTEIAYQLAQSLRKLSLFYVDLIILQGLGIFPYKLLSLGNLFKFSIGALFWCKTPRDYLNLYKPPVFNFGLQLPQPILILIITIVYSVMSTKILTAGLVYFIIGYFVYKYQLLYACVHPPHSTGKVWPLVFRRIILGLLIFQLTMAGTLALQKAYICASFLSPLPILTLACLWNFQTNYIPLSIFIALRSIDNNEVSSQGDDNGETTSASSQNVEPNFKTLDERRELNKTYEYPHLIDNLDGPLIAIDGTEILLVNNDGMTVRKAKDFEEWD, from the coding sequence ATGTTCCCACAGGTAATTTTTAATGATGTTCGGCAATCAAACTACTCGGGTCCTATTGATACCCAGAGACCACCTACCAGGGTTGCTAGTGTACAGATAATTGTTTCATTAATCTTGGGGTTTTCGGCATTCATGCTATTTTCGATATTAAGGCTCAAATATCCAAAGATTTATGTTGCTAACTTCAACCACTTGAATAGTAACTACGTACATAGTTCATCGAGGCAGAATTTGCCAAGGTTGCCCTCGAGATCGCTATTCGGATGGATCCCTATCCTACTCAGAATTAGTGAGCAACAGGTGTTGGATCATGCTGGGTTAGACGCTGTGGTATTTCTTggatttttcaaaatgtgCATCAAATTATTGGCGGTATGTGCAATTTTTGCCATAACTGTGATATCGCCAATACGATATAAGTTTACGGGTAAATTGGATCAGGACGATCCcgatgatgattttgataatagcGTCggaatattcaaaaagaaaaaacAAAGTTACGAGCTATTCCTATGGTCTTATACCGTATTCACATATGTCTTCACCTTTATCGTGagtttcttcttgtttaaGCAAACAGtcaaaatcataaatatgaGACAGAAGTATTTAGGTAAACAAAAGTCTATTACCGATAGAACTATCAAGCTTTCGGGTATTCCTCCAATGTTACGAGATGAAGAGGATTTGAAAAGGCACGTCGAGGGCCTAAACATAGGAGAAGTAGATTCCATTGTAATCGTAAAGGAATGGAATGACTTGAACAAACTCTTCCAGTTGAGAAAAAAAATCTTAAGGAAAGCAGAAGTTTACTGGGTTACATATTTTGAGGCCAAtggaattaaaaataagaatGATATACTCTGCAGTAATTTACACCCCAATCTTGGAGATCTGTTCAATATGAATTCTACTACAGCATATCATGATAGAGATGAGGAATCCAATTATCCAGAGGAATCATCTGAAGTTGGAACAGAGGAAACCGTTGGTGCTTCCGAATCAAGACGTTCAAGCATAATAGAACAAATAACAGATCACATCGAACAAGAGAATATAGATGAATCCACAGGTCAATTACCTCTattagatgatgaattacATAGCCGCCCAAAAGTAAGAAATGGCTTGTTTGGATTGTTTGGACCCCGTCTGGATGCCATTAACTACTACACCCAACAATTGGAGGTCATAGATAAGGAAATTGCCAGAGCAAGACAAAGGGATTATCCAGCAACATCAACTGCATTTATAACAATGAAATCGGTTAGCCAGGCGCAAACGGTTGCACAGGCTGTATTGGACCCTAAAATTAATCATTTAATTACTACTTTAGCACCGGCACCGCATGATATTATATGGGATCACTTGTGCTTAACTAGAAGAGAGCGTAATCTTAGAATCTTTTTTGTtactttatttattggGATTTTTAGTCTTATTTTAGTCATTCCAGTTAGATATCTTGCACAGTTCCTTAGTctcaaatcaatttcaaaggTATGGCCATCATTAGGTAAGTTTTTGGAAAGTAATCGGTTAGCTGCAACATTAGTCACGACTTTATTACCAACTTATCTTTTTACTATcctcaatatcattatgcCATACTTCTATATTTGGATATCATCCATACAAGGTTACACATCCCACAGTGATGAAGAGTTATCTACTGTTTCGAAGAAtttcttttatatttttgtcaatttattcttggTTTTTACAATGGCTGGTACAGCCTCATTGAGTGATACAACAGAGATTGCATATCAGCTAGCTCAGTCCTTAAGAAAGCTTTCCTTGTTTTACgttgatttaataatattgcaAGGATTGGGTATATTTCcttataaattattatctttgggaaatttattcaagttttCTATTGGAGCATTATTTTGGTGTAAAACTCCGAGAGACTACTTGAACTTATATAAACCTCcagtattcaattttggaTTACAATTACCCCAACcgatattgattttgattataaCTATTGTATATTCGGTTATGTCCACCAAAATCTTGACGGCTGGCTTGGTTTACTTCATAATTGGTTACTTCGTTTACAAATACCAATTACTTTACGCATGTGTCCATCCTCCACATTCTACTGGAAAGGTGTGGCCATTGGTATTTAGAAGAATAATCCTAGGTTTATTGATTTTCCAATTGACGATGGCAGGAACTTTGGCATTACAAAAAGCATACATTTGTGCATCATTTTTATCTCCATTGCCAATACTAACTTTAGCATGTTTGTGGAATTTCCAAACGAATTACATTCCTTTGTCTATATTTATTGCATTAAGATCGATCGATAACAATGAAGTTTCTTCTCAAGGTGATGATAACGGAGAAACAACGAGTGCATCATCACAAAATGTGGAaccaaatttcaaaactttaGATGAAAGACgagaattgaataagaCTTACGAATATCCTCATCTTATTGACAATTTAGATGGTCCATTGATTGCGATTGATGGaactgaaatattattagtGAACAATGATGGAATGACCGTTAGAAAAGCCAAGGATTTTGAGGAATGGGactaa